A single genomic interval of Pseudorca crassidens isolate mPseCra1 chromosome 19, mPseCra1.hap1, whole genome shotgun sequence harbors:
- the LLGL1 gene encoding lethal(2) giant larvae protein homolog 1 isoform X7, which translates to MMKFRFRRQGADPQREKLKQELFAFHKTVEHGFPNQPSALAFDPELRIMAIGTRSGAVKIYGAPGVEFTGLHRDAATVTQMHFLPGQGRLLTLLDDSSLHLWEVVHHNGCAHLEEALHHQPPSRPGFDGASGLPSLARITVVLLVAAGDLAALGTEGGSVFFLDVPTLTLLEGQTLGPDEVLRSVPDDYRCGKALGPVESLQGHLRDPTKILIGYSRGLLVIWNRAARCADRIFLGNQQLESVCWERSGRTLVSSHSDGSYAVWATDAGDSPTTQPTVATTPYGPFPCKAISKILWRNCASGEHFIVFSGGMPRASYGDRHCVSVLQAETLVTLDFTSRVIDFFTVHSTRPEDEFDEPQALAVLLEEELVVLDLQTPGWPAVPAPYLAPLHSSAITCSAHVANVPAKLWARIVSAGEQQNPQPASGASSWPITGGRNLAQEPTQRGLLLTGHEDGTVRFWDASGVALRPLYKLSTAGLFQTDCEHADSLAQAAEDDWPPFRKVGCFDPYSDDPRLGVQKVALCKYTAQMVVAGTAGQVLVLELSDEPSDQAVGVASVDLLQDREGFTWKGHERLSPRTGPLPWPAGFQPRALVQCLPPAAVTAVTLHAEWGLVAFGTSHGFGLFDYLRRSPVLARCTLHPNDSLAMEGPLSRVKSLKKSLRQSFRRIRKSRVSGKKRLTAASSKEANAQLAEQAGPHDVEVTPVQRRIEPRSADDSLSGVVRCLYFADTFLRDAAHHGPTMWAGTNSGSVFAYALEVPAAAANSDRRPERAVEAVLGKEVQLMHRAPVVAVAVLDGRGRPLPEPYEASRDLAQAPDMQGGHAVLIASEEQFKVFTLPKVSAKTKFKLTAHEGCRVRKVALATFASVACEDYAETCLACLTNLGDVHVFSVPGLRPQVHYACIRKEDISGIASCVFTRHGQGFYLISPSEFERFSLSARNITEPLCSLDISWPRDAMRARPQESPKLSQANGTPGVVLGPQSRSGSPDPTRSEGTDTPELPEATLSPTSVDSATSADTTLDTTGDVTVEDVKDFLG; encoded by the exons ATGATGAAGTTTCGGTTCCGCAGACAGGGCGCCGACCCGCAGCGCGAGAAGCTCAAGCAGGAGCTCTTCGCCTTCCACAAG ACCGTGGAGCATGGCTTCCCCAACCAGCCCAGCGCCCTGGCCTTTGACCCTGAGCTTCGCATCATGGCCATCGGCACCCGGTCTGGGGCTGTCAAGAT CTATGGTGCCCCCGGCGTGGAGTTCACGGGCCTGCATCGAGACGCGGCCACCGTCACCCAGATGCACTTCCTGCCCGGCCAG GGCCGCCTCCTGACCCTGCTGGACGACAGCAGCCTCCATCTTTGGGAGGTCGTCCACCACAACGGCTGCGCCCACCTGGAGGAAGCCCTCCACCACCAGCCACCCAGTCGCCCGGGCTTTGATGGTGCCAG TGGCCTGCCCAGCCTCGCCCGCATCACTGTGGTCCTGCTGGTGGCTGCCGGTGACCTGGCAGCCCTGGGCACTGAGGGCGGAAGCGTCTTCTTCCTGGATGTTCCCACCCTGACGCTGCTCGAGGGGCAGACCCTTGGCCCGGACGAGGTTCTGCGAAG CGTGCCTGACGACTACCGGTGCGGGAAGGCCCTGGGCCCCGTGGAGTCTCTCCAGGGGCACCTGCGGGACCCCACCAAGATCCTTATCGGCTACAGCCGAGGCCTGCTGGTCATCTGGAACCGGGCCGCGCGGTGTGCTGACCGCATCTTCCTGGGGAACCAG CAGCTGGAGAGTGTGTGCTGGGAGCGCAGTGGCCGCACGCTGGTCAGCTCGCACAGCGACGGCAGCTACGCCGTCTGGGCCACGGACGCCGGCGACTCCCCGACGACACAGCCCACCGTGGCCACCACGCCCTACG gccccttcccctGCAAAGCCATCAGCAAGATCCTGTGGCGAAACTGTGCGTCGGG TGAGCACTTCATCGTCTTCAGCGGTGGCATGCCCCGCGCCAGCTATGGCGACCGCCACTGCGTGAGTGTGCTCCAGGCCGAGACCCTGGTGACGCTGGACTTCACCTCCCGCGTCATCGACTTCTTCACGGTGCACAGCACGCGGCCCGAGGACG AGTTCGACGAGCCCCAGGCCCTGGCCGTGCTGCTCGAAGAGGAGCTGGTGGTGCTGGACCTGCAGACGCCCGGCTGGCCGGCCGTGCCCGCCCCATACCTGGCCCCGCTGCACTCGTCCGCCATCACCTGCTCGGCCCACGTCGCCAACGTCCCCGCCAAGCTGTGGGCCCGCATCGTGAGCGCTGGCGAGCAGCAGAACCCCCAGCCGGCCTCGGGTGCCTCG AGCTGGCCTATCACCGGGGGCCGGAACCTGGCTCAGGAGCCGACCCAGCGAGGGCTGCTGCTGACCGG GCACGAGGATGGCACTGTGCGGTTCTGGGACGCCTCCGGCGTGGCCCTGCGGCCGCTCTACAAGCTGAGCACCGCCGGCCTCTTTCAGACAGACTGCGAGCATGCCGACAGCCTGGCGCAGGCCGCCGAGGACGACTGGCCACCCTTCCGCAAG GTGGGCTGCTTCGACCCCTACAGCGACGATCCACGTCTTGGCGTGCAGAAGGTGGCGCTCTGCAAGTACACCGCCCAGATGGTGGTGGCCGGCACCGCGGGCCAG GTGCTGGTGCTGGAGTTAAGTGATGAGCCGTCGGATCAGGCGGTGGGCGTGGCCAGCGTGGACCTCCTCCAGGACCGTGAGGGCTTCACGTGGAAGGGCCACGAGCGGCTGAGCCCACGCACAGGGCCGCTGCCCTGGCCGGCCGGCTTCCAGCCCCGCGCACTGGTTCAGTGCCTGCCGCCGGCTGCTGTCACTGCCGTCACGCTCCACGCTGAGTGGGGCCTTGTGGCCTTTGGCACCAGCCACGGCTTTGGCCTCTTCGACTACCTGCGCAGGAGCCCCGTGCTGGCCAG GTGCACCCTGCACCCCAACGACTCCCTGGCCATGGAGGGGCCGCTGTCCCGCGTGAAGTCGCTCAAGAAGTCACTGCGCCAGTCCTTCCGGCGCATCCGCAAAAGCCGCGTCTCGGGCAAGAAGCGCTTGACTGCCGCCAGCAGCAAG GAGGCCAACGCGCAGCTGGCGGAGCAGGCCGGCCCCCACGACGTGGAGGTGACGCCCGTGCAGCGCCGCATTGAGCCCCGCTCGGCCGATGACTCCCTCTCGGGCGTCGTGCGCTGCCTCTACTTCGCCGACACCTTCCTTCGCGACG CGGCCCACCACGGCCCCACCATGTGGGCGGGCACCAACTCGGGCTCCGTGTTTGCCTATGCGCTGGAGGTGCCCGCGGCAGCGGCGAACAGTGACAGGCGGCCCGAGCGGGCAGTGGAGGCCGTGCTGGGCAAGGAGGTACAGCTGATGCACCGCGCACCCGTGGTGGCCGTGGCCGTGCTGGATGGACGCGGCCGCCCGCTGCCGGAGCCCTACGAGGCCTCAAGGGACCTGGCACAGGCGCCTGACATGCAGGGCGGCCACGCTGTGCTTATCGCATCTGAGGAGCAGTTCAAG GTGTTCACGCTGCCCAAAGTGAGCGCCAAGACCAAGTTCAAGCTGACGGCCCACGAGGGCTGCCGCGTGCGCAAGGTGGCCCTGGCCACCTTTGCCAGCGTGGCCTGCGAGGACTACGCCGAGACCTGCCTGGCCTGCCTCACCAACCTGGGCGACGTGCACGTGTTCTCGGTGCCCGGCCTGCGGCCCCAGGTGCACTATGCCTGCATCCGCAAGGAGGACATCAGTGGCATCGCTTCCTGCGTCTTCACACGACACGGCCAGG GGTTCTACCTGATTTCCCCGTCGGAGTTCGAGCGCTTTTCCCTGAGCGCCCGGAACATCACGGAGCCGCTCTGCTCTCTGGACATCAGTTGGCCCCGTGATGCCATGCGTGCCAG GCCCCAAGAGTCGCCCAAGCTGAGCCAGGCTAACGGGACCCCTGGCGTCGTCCTGGGTCCACAGAGCCGCAGCGGAAGCCCCGATCCCACCCGCAGCGAGGGAACTG ACACCCCGGAGCTGCCTGAGGCCACGCTCTCACCCACGTCCGTTGACTCAGCCACCAGTGCCGACACGACGCTGGACACGACAGGGGACGTGACGGTGGAGGATGTGAAGGACTTCCTGGGGTGA